The following proteins are encoded in a genomic region of Bacteroidales bacterium:
- a CDS encoding FAD:protein FMN transferase: protein MNKFPIIILLSGLLLCLPACRPAESPKKTLITGEAQGTTYRVIYYATDTPVTKPVIDSLLDAFNLIASIWEENSIISRINNNDSAVEAGADFINIFKQSQRISEATNGAFDITVGPLVNAWGFGFRDRTEMDAHVVDSLLPLVGYRQVKLAGNKIVKDNPDIQIDYNAIAKGYSVDWLGGFLSANGIKNYLVEIGGEIVTRGSKPGGVPWVVGIEKPAPEADAPQVLEATVTLINRALATSGNYRKFYEKGGVRYSHTIDPATGYPVQHPLLSATVIADSAAIADGYATAFMVMGLEKARAFLSQHPELEAYFIYSDADGNYQTWATERLRNIINQQ from the coding sequence ATGAATAAATTCCCCATCATCATTCTTCTCTCCGGGCTTTTGCTATGCTTGCCAGCATGCCGGCCTGCCGAATCCCCAAAAAAAACACTTATCACCGGCGAGGCTCAGGGCACAACCTACAGAGTAATTTATTACGCCACCGACACGCCGGTGACCAAACCTGTGATAGATTCACTACTCGATGCTTTCAATCTTATTGCATCTATTTGGGAAGAAAATTCCATCATTTCGCGTATCAACAACAACGACAGCGCTGTGGAGGCTGGTGCCGACTTTATCAATATTTTTAAACAATCGCAGCGTATTTCCGAAGCAACCAACGGAGCTTTCGACATCACTGTGGGGCCATTAGTCAATGCCTGGGGATTTGGGTTTCGCGACAGAACAGAAATGGACGCACATGTGGTCGACAGCCTGCTGCCATTGGTGGGCTACCGTCAGGTGAAGCTGGCGGGTAATAAAATAGTAAAAGACAATCCTGATATTCAAATCGACTACAACGCCATTGCAAAAGGATATTCTGTCGATTGGCTGGGCGGTTTTCTTTCCGCCAACGGCATCAAAAATTATCTTGTAGAAATAGGCGGTGAGATAGTAACACGTGGCAGCAAGCCCGGCGGCGTGCCCTGGGTGGTGGGAATCGAAAAACCAGCGCCTGAAGCCGACGCACCACAAGTGCTCGAAGCCACTGTAACACTCATCAATCGCGCCCTGGCAACCTCGGGTAACTACCGAAAATTCTATGAAAAAGGAGGAGTACGTTATTCGCACACCATCGATCCAGCCACCGGCTATCCCGTGCAACACCCGCTGCTCTCAGCAACTGTAATTGCCGACAGCGCTGCCATTGCCGACGGCTACGCCACCGCTTTTATGGTGATGGGTCTCGAAAAAGCCCGTGCCTTTCTTTCGCAACATCCGGAGCTGGAAGCCTACTTTATCTATTCAGATGCCGACGGCAACTACCAAACCTGGGCCACCGAAAGGCTGCGAAATATCATCAACCAACAGTAG
- the rplI gene encoding 50S ribosomal protein L9: MEVILKQDIEKLGYENDTVKVKDGFARNFLIPKGMAIMANATNKKVLAEVQRQKSFKEEKLRTEAQTTAKLLEKVNISIGAKAGTSGKIFGSVNAIQIADALAEKGFEVDRRKIVVDGDAIKELGEYTAKVNLYKDIKGEVKFTVVAE; this comes from the coding sequence ATGGAAGTAATTTTGAAACAAGATATCGAGAAACTGGGCTACGAAAATGATACCGTAAAGGTAAAAGATGGTTTTGCCCGTAATTTTCTGATTCCAAAAGGCATGGCTATTATGGCCAATGCCACCAACAAAAAGGTGCTTGCCGAAGTGCAGCGCCAGAAATCTTTTAAAGAAGAGAAGCTGCGCACCGAAGCTCAGACTACTGCCAAGCTGCTCGAAAAGGTTAACATCTCCATTGGCGCCAAAGCCGGAACTTCCGGTAAAATATTTGGCTCTGTCAATGCCATCCAGATTGCCGACGCCCTGGCCGAAAAAGGCTTTGAGGTCGACCGTAGGAAGATCGTCGTTGATGGCGATGCGATTAAAGAACTTGGCGAATACACCGCTAAAGTAAATCTCTACAAAGACATCAAAGGCGAGGTAAAATTTACTGTGGTAGCTGAATAA
- the rpsR gene encoding 30S ribosomal protein S18, translated as MAQKSSSEIKYLTPIAVDVKKKKYCRFKKAGIKYIDYKDADFLMKFVNEQGKILPRRITGTSNKFQKKVSQAIKRARHLSLLPYVADLLK; from the coding sequence ATGGCACAAAAATCGTCTTCAGAAATAAAATACCTGACTCCCATTGCAGTAGATGTAAAAAAGAAAAAATATTGCCGCTTCAAAAAAGCCGGTATTAAATACATCGACTATAAAGATGCTGATTTTTTAATGAAATTCGTTAATGAGCAGGGCAAGATTCTGCCCCGCCGCATCACGGGCACATCCAACAAATTTCAAAAGAAAGTGTCGCAGGCCATCAAACGCGCCCGCCACCTTTCGCTGTTACCTTATGTTGCTGACTTATTAAAATAG
- the rpsF gene encoding 30S ribosomal protein S6: MLNQYETVFILTPVLSEDQMKEAVKKYQDYLTNKGAELVHEENWGMRKLAYPIQKKSTGFYYLYEYKAAGELIGELELALKRDERVMRFLTVKLDKHAVAYNEKKRVKAKEAVAEPVEEN; encoded by the coding sequence ATGTTAAATCAGTATGAAACCGTTTTCATTTTAACTCCCGTTTTGTCTGAAGATCAGATGAAGGAAGCGGTAAAGAAGTATCAGGACTACCTGACCAACAAAGGTGCTGAGCTGGTTCACGAGGAAAACTGGGGCATGCGCAAACTGGCGTATCCTATCCAGAAAAAATCTACCGGCTTTTATTATCTCTACGAATATAAAGCCGCAGGTGAGCTGATCGGCGAACTGGAGCTGGCGCTGAAACGCGACGAACGTGTGATGCGATTTCTCACCGTCAAACTCGACAAGCACGCTGTGGCCTACAACGAGAAAAAGCGCGTGAAAGCCAAGGAGGCTGTAGCTGAACCCGTTGAGGAAAATTAA
- the mnmE gene encoding tRNA uridine-5-carboxymethylaminomethyl(34) synthesis GTPase MnmE: MDTNDTICALATPAGVGAIAMIRLSGSESFSIIDSVFEPRSGAPVSSAASHTLHLGNLSGNEGIIDEVLVSLFRQPHSYTGDDAIEISCHGSPYIQQKIIELLISRGARMANAGEFTMRAFINGKFDLAQAEAVADLIASGSKFAHDLALDQMRGGFSDKIKQLRQELLDFASLIELELDFAEEDLEFADRTKIGKTLDGLEAEINILLKSFKVGNVLKNGIPVAIIGKPNVGKSTLLNTILQEEKAIVSDIPGTTRDSIEDTIIIEGVAFRFIDTAGLRPSMDAIENIGIERTLQRIKEASIILFVFDAASTAEEVQEVLEEHRHLIEDPSKRIILIGNKIDMLIEMPKGFKDLVELETIFISAKRKENINLISDSLLRSVNTQQFADTTIVSNARHYEALSKSLQAIGDIRKGFDTNVPSDLVAIDIRKALHHLGTITGQITTDEILGNIFGKFCIGK, translated from the coding sequence ATGGATACAAACGATACCATTTGCGCCCTTGCCACTCCCGCGGGAGTAGGTGCCATAGCCATGATCCGTCTGTCGGGGTCGGAATCTTTCAGCATCATCGATAGCGTTTTTGAACCACGCAGCGGCGCTCCTGTAAGCTCGGCCGCCAGCCACACTTTGCATTTGGGCAACCTGAGTGGCAACGAGGGAATCATCGACGAAGTGCTGGTGAGTCTGTTCCGCCAGCCCCACTCCTACACCGGCGACGATGCCATCGAGATTTCGTGCCACGGCTCTCCTTACATCCAGCAAAAGATCATCGAACTGCTCATCAGCCGCGGCGCACGCATGGCCAACGCAGGCGAATTTACCATGCGTGCGTTTATCAACGGCAAATTTGATTTGGCACAAGCCGAGGCAGTAGCCGACCTGATAGCTTCCGGCTCTAAATTTGCGCACGACCTGGCATTGGACCAGATGCGCGGTGGCTTCTCCGACAAGATAAAACAACTGCGTCAGGAGCTGCTCGACTTTGCCTCGCTGATAGAACTGGAGCTTGATTTTGCAGAGGAAGACCTAGAGTTTGCCGATCGAACCAAAATTGGGAAAACCCTCGACGGACTTGAGGCTGAAATTAATATTCTACTCAAAAGTTTTAAAGTAGGCAATGTGTTGAAAAACGGGATACCGGTAGCCATCATCGGCAAACCCAACGTGGGCAAGTCAACGCTACTCAACACCATCCTACAAGAAGAAAAAGCCATCGTGAGCGACATACCCGGTACCACCCGCGACAGCATCGAAGACACCATTATCATCGAGGGAGTTGCCTTTCGTTTTATCGACACCGCCGGACTGCGCCCCTCCATGGATGCCATCGAAAATATAGGGATTGAGCGTACGCTGCAACGTATCAAAGAAGCCAGCATCATCCTCTTCGTTTTCGATGCAGCCAGCACCGCCGAAGAAGTGCAGGAGGTGCTCGAAGAACATCGCCATCTGATCGAAGATCCTTCCAAGCGCATCATTCTGATCGGAAACAAAATAGACATGCTCATCGAGATGCCCAAAGGATTTAAAGACCTGGTAGAACTCGAAACTATCTTTATTTCGGCCAAGCGCAAAGAAAATATAAATCTCATCTCCGATAGCCTGCTGCGATCGGTAAATACGCAGCAGTTTGCCGACACCACCATTGTGAGCAACGCCCGTCACTATGAAGCTTTAAGCAAATCGCTGCAAGCTATCGGCGACATACGCAAGGGATTCGACACCAACGTACCCTCCGACCTTGTAGCCATCGACATACGCAAAGCCCTGCATCATCTGGGAACCATCACCGGGCAAATCACAACAGACGAGATTTTGGGTAATATCTTCGGGAAGTTTTGTATCGGAAAATAA
- a CDS encoding ORF6N domain-containing protein yields the protein MELQNIQNKIHEIRGQKVMLDFDLAELYEVETKVLNQAVKRNPDRFPERFMFRLRPFEWERIRSQIVTASDQSKRNVAVTPYAFTEHGVTMLSSVLRSKKAIEVNIAIVDAFIAIKEYALNYKELAMQLRDLEGRFSGIAQAIDYLLQKDHQDVEQKQRKRIGYKTD from the coding sequence ATGGAATTACAAAATATTCAAAACAAGATTCATGAAATACGTGGGCAAAAGGTAATGCTGGATTTTGACCTGGCAGAGCTTTATGAAGTAGAAACAAAGGTGCTGAATCAAGCAGTAAAAAGAAATCCTGACCGTTTCCCTGAAAGATTTATGTTTAGGTTGAGGCCTTTTGAGTGGGAGCGTATCCGGTCACAAATTGTGACCGCATCTGACCAGAGTAAAAGAAATGTTGCTGTAACTCCTTATGCTTTTACCGAACACGGTGTAACCATGCTTTCGAGTGTGCTGAGAAGCAAAAAAGCAATTGAAGTAAATATTGCCATCGTAGATGCTTTTATCGCGATTAAAGAATATGCGCTGAATTATAAAGAACTTGCAATGCAACTGCGCGATTTGGAAGGGAGGTTTTCGGGCATAGCGCAAGCCATCGACTATTTGTTGCAAAAGGATCATCAGGATGTCGAGCAAAAACAACGGAAAAGAATTGGATACAAAACGGATTAA
- a CDS encoding phosphatase PAP2 family protein, with protein MHFNALFTFLQDRKKARYLLILLLSVFLILTFVVLLLPTTFIDLWFSEAIQKNNHPTLDFLMKAISWFGTAPVTATMVFGIALIFAINGRRREAMFTIATLLASAVTLGIKILIDRPRPTEDLVKIVEDAQFQSFPSGHTSFYVVFFGFMIFLLIRNQHFVRWLRNTLIAAALVLIFSVPFSRIYLGAHWFTDVTAGFVLGILMLWMLISAFLYEPKSKPANNP; from the coding sequence ATGCATTTTAATGCTTTATTCACTTTTCTTCAGGATCGCAAAAAGGCCCGATACCTCCTCATCCTGCTTTTGTCAGTCTTTCTTATTTTAACGTTTGTCGTTCTACTGCTCCCCACCACCTTTATCGACCTGTGGTTTTCGGAAGCGATACAAAAAAACAATCATCCTACCCTCGACTTTTTGATGAAGGCAATCAGTTGGTTTGGTACAGCGCCTGTGACTGCCACGATGGTTTTTGGAATTGCGCTGATCTTCGCCATCAACGGCCGACGGCGGGAGGCTATGTTTACCATTGCTACTTTGCTGGCATCGGCTGTTACGCTTGGGATAAAAATTCTGATCGACCGCCCCCGCCCTACCGAAGACCTTGTAAAAATTGTTGAAGATGCGCAGTTCCAGAGTTTCCCCAGCGGCCACACCTCTTTTTACGTTGTCTTTTTTGGTTTTATGATTTTCCTGTTGATACGCAATCAGCATTTTGTGCGATGGCTGCGCAACACATTGATTGCCGCCGCGCTGGTATTAATATTTTCTGTTCCATTCTCCCGTATTTATCTGGGCGCACACTGGTTTACGGATGTGACCGCAGGTTTCGTACTGGGCATCCTTATGCTGTGGATGCTTATCAGCGCGTTCCTCTACGAACCGAAATCGAAACCTGCCAATAATCCATAA
- a CDS encoding FAD-linked oxidase C-terminal domain-containing protein: protein MDKTTLRRSLKKLKATLDGDIFLDNATRIQYATDASAYRELPLAVIRPRNKSDLRKIILFAGQHKAPLIPRGAGTSLAGQVVGNGIVVDISRYMNSIIEVNAAERWVRVEPGVVLDELNLEMKPYGLFFGPETSTANRCVMGGMVGNNSCGAHSLLYGSTRDHTLELEVILSDGSSATFGEIDEDTFQIKRTGNSLESALYRQIAEILGDEENRKEIVQQFPDPAIERRNNGYALDLLLDSQPFVTNGKPFNFCRLLAGSEGTLAFITSIKLNLVPLPPKVKGLVCVHFETLEDAFQANLIALRHQPGAIELMDEVILKQTKDNIAQSKNRFFVQGDPAAILIIEFARESQQEIMDIADSMEAEMRAAGYGYHFPRVFGTDISRVWDLRKAGLGLLSNIPGDAKPVSLVEDTAVHPAVLPAYIAEFKKIMQKHNLQAVYHAHIATGELHLRPVLDLKKPEDVELFYTIALETAHLVKKYRGSLSGEHGDGRLRGEFIPLMVGKHNYELMRQIKKLWDPDGIFNPGKIIDTPSMRTALRYEPGKPTRELKTIFDFSHDQGMMRAVEKCNGSGDCRKSEIIGGVMCPSYMATRDENTTTRARANTLREFLTNSPKKNPFDHQEIYDVMDLCLSCKGCKSECPSSVDIARYKAEFLQHYYDQHGIPFRTRAIAYIAQLNKLGMLFPKITNYFFTQPAVSSLLKQMLGFAPKRSIPLLYGITLRKWARYNLPRLNQLADYKGEVCLFVDEFTEYNDTLTGIKAAELLAAMGYRVNVVPHRSSGRTFLSKGLVRQARKLAIHNVKALSGIINDKMPLVGIEPSGILTFRDEYPDLVGKELKADAQKLALNALMFDEFVEREIDAGNIDKSLFTTDKKLIKLHGHCHQKSLASTAPTKVMLSLPENYEVEEIKSGCCGMAGSFGYEKEHYDVSMKVGELVLFPAVRSTPAEVIIAAPGTSCRHQIKDGTGRTAYHPIDILWEALRDKKPGKQTHLKKREAAG, encoded by the coding sequence ATGGATAAGACCACATTGCGCCGATCGCTCAAAAAACTAAAAGCTACACTCGATGGAGACATTTTTCTCGACAACGCCACCCGTATCCAATATGCTACGGATGCTTCGGCCTACCGGGAGCTGCCATTGGCAGTGATTCGTCCGCGCAACAAATCCGATTTACGTAAGATCATACTCTTTGCCGGCCAGCACAAAGCTCCGCTTATTCCTCGTGGCGCCGGCACCTCACTGGCCGGGCAGGTGGTGGGCAATGGCATTGTGGTAGATATTAGCCGCTACATGAATAGCATCATCGAGGTAAATGCAGCCGAACGATGGGTGCGCGTGGAACCCGGTGTGGTTCTCGACGAGCTCAACCTGGAAATGAAACCCTACGGTCTTTTTTTCGGACCAGAAACCTCCACAGCCAACCGCTGCGTAATGGGCGGCATGGTGGGCAACAACTCCTGCGGCGCCCACTCGCTACTCTACGGAAGCACCCGCGACCACACCCTCGAACTCGAGGTTATCCTAAGTGACGGAAGCAGTGCCACCTTTGGAGAAATTGATGAAGATACTTTTCAAATAAAACGCACTGGCAACAGCCTTGAAAGTGCATTGTACCGTCAGATTGCTGAAATACTTGGCGACGAAGAAAACCGCAAAGAGATCGTTCAACAGTTCCCTGATCCGGCCATCGAACGTCGAAACAACGGATACGCCCTCGACCTGTTACTTGATAGCCAACCCTTTGTCACCAACGGTAAACCATTCAACTTTTGCCGGCTGCTGGCCGGATCGGAGGGGACGCTGGCTTTTATCACCTCAATAAAGCTCAACCTTGTTCCGCTGCCACCCAAAGTTAAAGGATTGGTGTGCGTTCACTTTGAAACTCTCGAGGATGCCTTTCAGGCCAACCTCATCGCATTGCGCCACCAGCCCGGCGCCATCGAACTCATGGATGAGGTGATATTAAAACAAACCAAAGACAACATCGCGCAAAGCAAAAACCGTTTCTTCGTGCAGGGCGATCCTGCTGCCATCCTCATCATCGAATTTGCACGCGAGAGTCAACAGGAAATTATGGACATCGCCGACAGCATGGAAGCCGAAATGCGGGCTGCCGGCTACGGTTATCATTTTCCACGCGTTTTCGGAACCGACATCAGCCGTGTTTGGGATTTGCGCAAAGCCGGACTTGGTCTTCTTTCCAACATACCGGGCGACGCCAAACCCGTTTCGCTGGTCGAAGACACAGCGGTGCATCCAGCCGTTTTGCCGGCATATATCGCTGAGTTTAAAAAAATCATGCAAAAGCATAATCTACAAGCTGTTTATCATGCGCACATCGCCACCGGCGAGTTACACCTTCGTCCGGTGCTCGATCTGAAAAAACCAGAAGATGTCGAGCTTTTTTATACTATAGCGCTGGAAACAGCACACCTGGTAAAAAAATACCGCGGCTCCCTTAGCGGAGAACATGGCGATGGAAGGCTGCGTGGCGAGTTTATCCCACTGATGGTGGGAAAGCATAATTACGAGCTGATGCGTCAGATAAAAAAACTGTGGGATCCCGACGGCATATTCAATCCGGGTAAAATCATCGACACACCCTCTATGCGCACCGCGCTTCGTTATGAGCCGGGAAAACCTACACGTGAACTCAAAACCATCTTCGACTTTTCACATGACCAGGGCATGATGCGGGCGGTGGAAAAATGCAATGGCTCCGGCGACTGCCGAAAGAGCGAAATCATTGGCGGGGTGATGTGCCCCAGCTACATGGCCACCCGCGACGAAAACACCACCACACGCGCTCGCGCTAACACCCTGCGGGAGTTTCTTACCAACTCACCCAAGAAAAATCCTTTCGATCATCAGGAAATTTATGATGTGATGGATTTGTGCCTCTCCTGCAAAGGCTGCAAGTCAGAGTGCCCGTCGAGTGTGGATATTGCACGTTATAAAGCCGAGTTTCTGCAACATTATTACGATCAGCATGGCATTCCGTTTCGCACCAGAGCCATCGCTTACATCGCTCAGCTCAACAAGCTGGGAATGTTATTTCCAAAAATCACCAACTATTTCTTTACCCAACCGGCAGTTTCAAGCTTGTTAAAACAAATGCTTGGTTTTGCGCCAAAACGTAGCATCCCTTTGCTTTACGGAATAACGCTGCGCAAATGGGCGCGTTACAATTTGCCACGGCTCAACCAGCTTGCCGATTACAAAGGTGAGGTATGTTTATTTGTAGATGAATTTACAGAATACAACGACACGCTCACAGGCATCAAAGCGGCTGAATTGCTTGCCGCGATGGGCTATCGCGTTAACGTTGTTCCGCATCGCTCCAGCGGACGAACATTTCTGTCGAAAGGCCTGGTGCGCCAGGCGCGCAAGCTGGCCATCCATAATGTAAAAGCCCTTTCGGGGATTATTAATGATAAAATGCCTTTGGTGGGTATCGAACCTTCGGGCATTCTTACCTTCCGCGACGAGTATCCCGACCTGGTGGGCAAAGAGCTCAAAGCCGATGCACAGAAACTGGCTCTCAATGCCCTGATGTTTGATGAATTTGTGGAGCGGGAGATCGATGCCGGCAACATTGATAAATCCTTGTTCACTACCGACAAGAAGCTTATAAAACTACACGGGCATTGTCATCAAAAATCACTGGCATCCACTGCGCCAACCAAAGTGATGCTTTCTCTGCCCGAAAACTACGAAGTAGAAGAGATCAAATCGGGCTGCTGTGGCATGGCCGGCTCCTTTGGTTATGAAAAAGAACATTACGATGTTTCGATGAAGGTAGGAGAATTGGTTTTGTTTCCTGCCGTTCGAAGCACCCCTGCGGAGGTGATCATTGCTGCGCCGGGAACGTCATGCCGCCATCAGATCAAAGATGGAACGGGACGCACGGCTTATCACCCGATAGATATTTTGTGGGAGGCTTTGCGCGATAAAAAACCCGGAAAACAAACGCACCTAAAAAAACGAGAAGCCGCCGGATAG
- a CDS encoding GNAT family N-acetyltransferase encodes MDSEIRFRPALANDKETIIEFQLLMAIETEQLALDRQKLQRGVTAIFDHPHRGKYYVVTNAEKVIGCLLITYEWSDWRNAMVWWLQSVYVLPEYRRQGIFRLMYQKIREQVMQLPDVSGIRLYMHHSNGRAASVYKAMGMDGENYKMFEWIKPDLPY; translated from the coding sequence ATGGATTCAGAAATAAGATTCAGACCTGCCCTGGCAAACGACAAAGAAACCATCATCGAATTTCAGTTGCTGATGGCCATAGAAACAGAACAGTTGGCACTCGATCGCCAAAAACTTCAACGAGGTGTAACTGCCATCTTCGACCACCCGCATCGCGGAAAATATTACGTGGTAACCAATGCAGAAAAAGTTATTGGCTGCCTGCTCATCACCTACGAATGGAGCGACTGGCGAAATGCCATGGTGTGGTGGCTTCAGTCGGTGTATGTATTGCCTGAATATCGCCGGCAGGGAATTTTCAGATTGATGTATCAAAAAATTAGGGAGCAGGTGATGCAACTGCCCGATGTTTCAGGAATCCGTTTATATATGCACCACTCCAACGGCCGTGCAGCTAGTGTTTACAAAGCCATGGGCATGGATGGCGAAAATTACAAAATGTTTGAGTGGATAAAACCTGATCTTCCCTATTGA
- a CDS encoding SDR family oxidoreductase codes for MKLCNKKLLITGGAGFIGSNLIERFITQDNKIICLDNLATGKLDNIRPFSDLSNFTLIEGDIRDYATCRNAVEGVDIVLHQAAMGSVPRSIADPVTTNDVNIGGFVNMLTATKETGVKRFVYAASSSTYGDHPALPKKEDQIGRPLSPYAVTKYVNELYAKVFSDLYGIETIGLRYFNVFGRRQDPNGAYAAAIPKFIKSLITYQSPYIYGDGLQSRDFTYIDNVIQANELAATAVQTPALNTVYNIAFGEATTVIELIETLKEYLSEFDPRIANVDPVKGEKRVGDILHSLASIDRAHDLLGYQPEYDLRKGLKEAIRWYWENLQ; via the coding sequence ATGAAACTTTGTAACAAAAAACTTCTCATCACTGGTGGTGCCGGATTCATAGGGTCGAACCTCATCGAACGGTTTATCACCCAAGACAACAAAATCATCTGCCTCGACAATCTGGCCACTGGAAAGCTAGATAACATCCGTCCTTTTTCTGATCTTTCCAATTTCACCTTAATCGAAGGCGATATCCGCGACTATGCTACTTGTCGGAATGCTGTGGAAGGCGTGGATATAGTGCTGCATCAGGCTGCCATGGGATCGGTGCCACGCTCCATTGCCGATCCGGTTACAACCAACGATGTAAATATTGGCGGGTTTGTTAATATGCTCACCGCCACCAAAGAAACCGGGGTGAAACGTTTTGTCTATGCGGCCAGCTCGTCAACCTATGGCGATCATCCTGCGCTGCCCAAAAAAGAAGATCAGATTGGTCGCCCGCTCTCACCGTATGCCGTCACCAAATATGTAAATGAGCTTTATGCAAAAGTCTTTTCTGATTTATATGGCATTGAAACCATTGGTCTGCGGTATTTCAATGTTTTCGGTCGCCGGCAAGATCCGAATGGCGCCTATGCTGCTGCGATTCCAAAATTTATCAAGTCGCTCATAACCTATCAGTCGCCCTATATATATGGTGATGGTTTGCAGTCGCGCGATTTTACCTACATCGACAATGTGATTCAGGCAAACGAACTGGCAGCTACCGCTGTGCAAACGCCTGCTCTCAACACCGTTTACAACATTGCTTTTGGTGAAGCCACTACAGTAATCGAGCTTATCGAAACGCTAAAGGAATATCTGTCGGAATTTGATCCGCGAATAGCAAATGTTGATCCGGTGAAAGGCGAAAAACGTGTGGGCGACATCCTACACTCGTTGGCTTCTATCGATAGAGCGCACGATCTGCTCGGCTATCAGCCGGAATATGATTTGCGGAAAGGATTGAAGGAAGCCATCCGCTGGTATTGGGAGAATTTGCAATAG
- a CDS encoding PaaI family thioesterase produces MNDKAFQDYYPDQFNQCYGCGGLNEHGHQLKSYWEGDVAVAKFTPKPYHTSMPGYVYGGLIASLFDCHSTGTASAALYRNQDRPMGSEPAIRCVTASLNVSYLRPTPLGGELTLRATIGNIDGNRVTVLTDLFAGGHRCAKAEVVAVAVDEKWLQRWL; encoded by the coding sequence ATGAACGACAAAGCTTTTCAGGATTATTACCCTGACCAATTCAACCAATGCTATGGATGTGGCGGACTCAACGAACATGGGCATCAACTCAAGAGCTATTGGGAAGGCGACGTGGCTGTAGCCAAATTTACACCAAAACCCTATCACACCTCCATGCCGGGATACGTCTACGGCGGGTTGATCGCATCACTCTTCGATTGTCACAGCACCGGCACCGCCAGCGCCGCACTGTATCGCAACCAGGATCGTCCGATGGGGTCGGAACCTGCTATTCGCTGCGTAACGGCTTCGCTCAATGTTAGCTACCTGCGCCCCACGCCTCTTGGCGGCGAACTTACGCTACGTGCAACCATTGGCAATATCGACGGGAACCGTGTAACAGTGCTCACCGATCTTTTTGCCGGTGGCCATCGCTGCGCGAAAGCCGAGGTGGTGGCGGTGGCCGTTGACGAAAAATGGCTCCAACGCTGGTTGTAA
- a CDS encoding diacylglycerol kinase family protein yields the protein MNENPTKIKTLFIVNPFSGVGRHRNFAQMVSKSLDASVFDFKVVYTEAVGHASQLSEEARDNGYQLIVAVGGDGTANEVATPLVGSDVTLGLVPSGSGNGLARHLKIPLETEKAISVLNHQKTRRIDTVKVNDRLFLSIAGVGFDAYVAFKFASKRQRGFLQYARIILLAYFKYRPGKYVLHLNGQKITRSALFISFANSDQFGYNTSIAPQARIDDGLMDISIMRKAPAWRVPFMLILFFMKKIDRTKYVEMLKTKEVMVEQKKKRINLDGETVKMGQELHFEVIPASLNVAVPRV from the coding sequence ATGAACGAAAACCCCACGAAAATAAAAACGCTTTTCATCGTCAATCCTTTTTCAGGGGTAGGGCGTCACCGCAATTTTGCTCAGATGGTGAGCAAATCTCTGGATGCTTCTGTTTTCGATTTCAAGGTGGTTTACACCGAAGCAGTAGGCCATGCCAGCCAGCTAAGTGAGGAGGCGCGCGATAACGGCTACCAACTTATTGTTGCCGTAGGTGGCGATGGCACTGCGAATGAGGTGGCCACTCCACTCGTGGGCAGTGATGTAACGCTGGGCCTGGTTCCCTCTGGGTCGGGCAATGGCCTGGCACGACATCTCAAAATACCACTTGAAACCGAAAAAGCAATCTCTGTCCTCAATCATCAGAAAACACGCCGCATCGACACAGTGAAGGTCAACGACCGGCTTTTTCTTAGTATCGCCGGGGTAGGATTCGATGCTTATGTGGCCTTCAAGTTTGCAAGTAAGCGCCAGCGGGGTTTTCTTCAATATGCCCGCATCATATTACTTGCCTATTTTAAGTATCGCCCGGGGAAATATGTGCTGCATCTCAACGGCCAAAAGATTACCCGGAGTGCATTGTTTATCAGTTTTGCAAACAGCGACCAGTTTGGTTACAACACCAGCATAGCCCCGCAGGCACGTATCGACGATGGATTAATGGACATCAGCATCATGCGCAAAGCTCCTGCCTGGAGAGTCCCGTTTATGTTGATTTTATTTTTTATGAAAAAAATCGACCGTACCAAATATGTAGAGATGCTAAAAACCAAAGAGGTAATGGTAGAGCAAAAGAAAAAGCGCATCAACCTTGATGGAGAAACCGTAAAGATGGGGCAGGAATTGCATTTTGAGGTGATACCTGCATCGCTCAATGTGGCAGTTCCCAGGGTTTAA